GTCGAGCCAGCCGCGCACCGCCCACGCCAGGGGGAAGGAGTACCAGCCGTGCTCTCCGCCGATGCCCTCGACGACCTGCCACAACGCCTCCCGCGAGACGTCCGCCTCGCGTTCGCGTACATCGGTGTAGAGGCTGCCGCCCGCCCAGTCGGGGTCGGTGGGCAGCGGGTCGCTGGGCGCGCCGGGCACGGAGGCCGACGACCACCGGGTGGTGACCTGGGCGTCGCGAACGCGCTGGAGGGCCAGCCGGACGGCGCGGTCGAAGCCGATCGGGTGTCCCGGCGGGCTGGGCACGTACTGTTCGATGTCTCTCTCGCGGCACACCACCTCGTGGCGCAGGGACTCGGTCAGGGGGCGGGCGATCGAGGCCGGGACCGGCGTCACCAGGCCCACCCAGTAGCTGGACAGCCGGGGGGTGAGGACGGGGACGGGCAGGATGAGCCGTCGGGGCAGATCCGCCGCCGAGGCGTAGCGGCGCATCATGTCGAGGTACGTCAGCACCTCCGGACCGCCGATGTCGAAGGTACGGTTCACCTCCCTCGGCAGGCGGGCGCAGCCGGTGAGCAGGCGGAGGACGTCCCGTACGGCGATGGGCTGGATCCGGGTGTGCACCCAGCGCGGAGTGACCATCACCGGCAGCCGCTCGGTGAGGTAGCGCAGCATCTCGAAGCTGGCGGAGCCCGAGCCGATGATCACGGCGGCGCGGAGCACGGCCGTGGGGACTCCCGAGGCGAGCAGGACCCGGCCGACCTCGGCGCGGGAGCGCAGGTGCGGCGACAGCTCGTGTCCGGGCACGCAGCCGGGGGTGAGGCCACCCAGGTAGACGAGCCGGCCGACACCGGCCCGGCGGGCCTGGCCGGCGAAGATCCGGGCCGCGGCACGGTCGGTCTCCTCGAACCCGCGGCCGGTGCCGAGAGCGTGCACGAGGTAGTAGGCCACGTCCACGCCGTCCATCGCCCGGGCCACCGACTCGGCGTCGGTCACATCACCCCGGAGGATCTCCACCCGGCCGGCCCATGGGTGGTCGCGCAGCTTCTCCGGGGTGCGGACCAGGCAGCGCACCCGGTGTCCGGCGTCGAGCAGCTCCGGTACCAGCCGGCCGCCGATGTAGCCCGTGGCCCCGGTCACCAGGCAGGTCAGGCCGTCACCCGCCTTCGGTCCGGCCGGTGTGGTGCCGTCACTCATGGTCGCTCCCGCAGTCTGTGCCCGCGGGCAGCCGCCGTCGCGGCACCCGCCGTCCCCTCTCCACCGTGCGCCCGTTCGGCCGGACGCGCCCCCGCTCCCGCGGCGCGCGTCGGCGCGACCTTCTTTCCGCTGCCGTCCGGGCCGTTTGACCGGACATCCTTTCCTGGGATTCCGGCACGGCCTTCGGAAGAGAGCGCTCAAATTCTCCACGTTAAGGGCGGCGCGACGGAAACCTGTCGCGGCGCTCCGCGCGGCCGCGGCACAGTCGGGGCTTCGGCGCAGGTACCGGGGAAGCACCTGGCAGGGGACGCGGAGGCACCCACGAACACATGTACGGCAAGGCGGACGCGAATAAGGTCTTCCGGTATCACTTGCATATCTCTACGGCCGCTGAACGCCTCATGAAAAAGCGGAATAAGAATTTACCTTCTCCCGGCGGCAGGAACCGGCCACAGGGGCTTGACTGAGTATTGCCCTCCGTGGACCCTCATGGTCCATGACGACAAGTCACCGAAAACGTCAACTGGAAGAATTGTCTCACTTCCTCCGCACGCGGCGCATGCGCCTGTCCCCGGGCGATGTAGGGCTCACCACCTCCGGACGTCGTCGCACGCCCGGGTTGCGCCGGGAGGAGGTCGCCGTCCTGGCGGGCGTGGGTACCTCCTGGTACACGTGGCTGGAGCAGGGCCGGGACATCAACGTCTCGGATGCGGTGCTCGGCGCCATCAGCGGCGCGCTGCGCCTCAACGCGGCCGAGGAGATCTACCTGCACCGGCTGGCCGGCCTCAAGGCGCCGGAGGACGCGGCCCGGGCCACCAGCGGGCCCGACGACCCGCGGCGCCTGGCCGAGCTCGTGAACCACTGGTTCCCCAACCCCGCGCTGGTGCGGGACCGTTGCTGGAACATCCTGGCCGCGAACTCGGCGGTGCCGGAGTTCCTCGGCTTCCCGGGTCCGGGCGCGAACATCCTCGTGGAGTTCTTCACGGACAAGACGTGCCGGGAACGCTATGTGCGGGGCGACGCCCTGGCCCGCAGCTCGGTGGCCCGCTTCCGCGCGGACGTGGCCGACTGCTTCGGCCGGCCGGAGGTCGAGCGGGTCCTGGCCGAACTGAGCGAGCGCAGCCCGGAGTTCTCCGAGCTGTGGAGCGGCCATGAGGTGCTGGAACCGGTGAAGAGCCGGACGAAGGAAGTGCTCCATCCCGGGGTCGGGACGCTCAGTTTCGACGTCCACGAGTGGGAGCTGGCCGCGGACCACGAGGTCCAGCTGGTCCTGCACATGCCGACCGTGCAGGAAACGAAGGAGAAGCTGGACGCCTTCTTCGCGTCGGCCGGTCCGGACGCGGAGGATCCGGACCGGCCGGGCGAGGACGGCGACGAGGACGGTCAGTCGCCCTCGGAGAAGGCGAGCGCGGCGGCGTAGCTGTCCTCGAACGTCTGGTAACGGCGGATCAGCCCGTCGCGGACGGTGATCCTGATCGCGAAGGGACTCGCGAACGGTTTCCCGGTCGAGGTCACCTGGTGCTCGAACGCGCCGAGGACGATGGCGTCTTCGCCGTCCGTGACGATCCGTTCGATGTCGAACCGCTGCGTCCGTACAGCGGCCACGAACCGCTGGAAGTAGCCTTCGACCTCGTTCCGGCCGACGAGGTGCCCGGTCCACGGGACGAACGGGGCGCCCGCCACGACCAGATCGGCTGTGTCGGCGAACAGCTCAGGCAGCCCGGCGAGGTCCCCCGTTCCGAAGCGGCGGAAGAACTCCCCGACGGTGTCGGCGGTGCTCCTGGTCATGCGCTGTGTCCTTCCCCGACGAGGTCCTCGCGGCGGGCGGGCACCGCGGGCGCGGCCAGCGAGGCCAGATGCCGGTGGACGAGCCCGAGGTCCGGCGCAGAGTCCTGGGCCGCGATGTAGTGGTCCGGGCGGACCAGGACCGCCGAGAAGCGGCGGCCGCGCGTGGTGCGGACCCGCACCAACTCCCCGTAGGCGCTCTGGAGTTCCGCGAGCGCGGCGGGGCGTGCGCCGGACGCGGGGAGCGTGACGAGCAGGGTGTAGCGGTCCACCGGCAGTGACTCGCGTGTCGCGGGGTCCGCCAGCAGGTGCCCGTTGCGCTGCCGGAACCGGCTCGGCCGCCCTCCCGGGCTGTCGTCGACGGCCGGACCGGCCGGGTAGTGGTTGGTCAGGCCCGCCAGCCAGGGCGAGTAGAACCGGTCGAAGAGGCCGGTGCGTTCGGCGAGCCGCGCGGAGACGTCCCGCAGCATGATCTGCCAGCGCTTGTCCAGCATCCATGCCTTCGTCTGTACCTCGGCCTGCTTCACCACGGCCCGCGCCACGGCGGCGCGCTCACTGCCATAGCTGTCCAGCAGCACCGGCGCGGCCGCGCCGCGGTGCACCAGCGCCAGCTTCCAGGCGAGGTTGTGCGCGTCGGTGACCCCGGTGTTCAGGCCCTGGCCGCCGGCCGGGCTGTGGATGTGCGCCGCGTCGCCGGCGAGGAAGACGCGTCCGGCCCGGAACCGCTCGGCGTGCCGGGCGTGGATGCTGAACGTGGTCTGCCAGGAGATGTCGTACAGCCTCAGGCCGCCCGGTCCGCGTTTGTCGACGAAGTCCTGGAGCACCTCGGGCGTCAGGTCCTTGGGCTTCATGCCGGGCGGGCCGGCGGTGAACACCCGGAACCGGCCGTTGTGCAGCGGGACCAGCACCATGATCCCGTTCTCCGTGCAGTAGTAGTGCACGGCGTCGCGCTGCAGGTCCCCGTCGAGCGCGGTGTCGGCCAGGATGAACAGGTTGGGGTACGTCGCTCCCGTGAACTGCACGCCGATCGCCTTGCGTACGGTGCTGCTCGCCCCGTCGCCGCCGACGACGTAGGCGAACTCCCCGGTGGTCTCCGCTCCGTCGGGGCCGCGCAGCGTGGCGAGCACGCCGTCCGGGTCCTGGCTGAGCCGGGTCAGCTCGGTGCGCCACTCGACCGTCCCGCCGTCGCGCTCCAGCGCCTCGCGCAGCAGTTCCTCGACGTCCGGCTGGACGATCACCATCGGGCGGGTGCGGTCACCGAAGACGATGTCGCAGATCGGGTCGGTGCCGGAGTTGTACCGGAAGGAGTGCACCGGCAGACCGTGCTTGTCGATGTACGCGGCGGCGCCCAGCCCCCGGAACACCTCCAAGGTGCGCGGCCACACCATCAGCGCCTTGGTCAGCGGGCTGGGCCCGGCCGCCTTGTCCACCAGCCGTACCGGTACGCCCCGCCGGGCCAGTTCGGCCGCGGCCGTCAGGCCCACCGGACCCGCGCCGACGACCAGTACGGGCCTGTCATCGTGCTTGCTCATGACCTCTCTCCCATCGTGATCGGTTCCTTGGCGCCCCGGTCCGCGGTCGCGGAGACCTCCGGCCCGGCGGCGGTGCGCAGCATGCGCATGATCACCGGGGCGCCCACGGCGCACACGGCCGCGAGCAGCCACAGCACCGTGTGCAGGGCGGAGGTGTAGGCGCCGGAGACGAACTCGGTGAAGCCGGCCCGGTCGGCGGCCGGTACCTGGCCGGCCACGGCGCCGATCTCGCCCTGTACGACCCGGTTGGCGAGGTCGCCGGTGTCTCCCCGCCAGGCGCCCGGGTCCTTGAGGTTGTGCCGGGTGATGCTGACCAGGACGGAGCCCATGCCGGCGATGGCGACGGCCTCGCCGGTGAGCCGCATGGTGTTGAACAGTCCGGCCGCCATACCCGCCCGGCTGGCGTCCACGGCGCCCACCGCGGCGCCGTCGAGCAGGCCGAAGGAGATGCCCACCCCGGTGCCGATGACGAGCAGGGGCCCGGCGATCATCAGGGTGGTGGCGTCCTGGTCGAGGACGGTCAGCCAGGCGGCGCCGCCCGCGACCAGCAGCAGGCTCACCCCGAGCGGCACCGCCGTGCCGGCCTTGCGCGCGAGCGCTCCGCTCAGCACGGGCAGGGCGAGCACCGGGCCGCTGAGCAGCAGCATGGTCAGACCGGCCCGCTGTGAGGTCATGCCGCCCACGCCGATGAAGTACGACGGCAGGAAGACCAGCAGGCACACGAAGCCGAAGGCCAGCAGTACCGGCATCAGCCCGACGGCGACGAACTTCGGCTCGCGCAGCAGTGACAGTTCCAGCATGGGCCGCGCCCGGCGCTTCTCGATCCGGACGAACCCGGTCAGCAGCAGGGCCGCCAGTACGGCGAGGGCCGGCACCAGCGGGTGCCCCCAGCCCAGTTGCGGTCCCTCGACCAGGGCGAGGGTGAGCGCGAAGAGGGCACCGCTGAACGTGGCCGCCCCGGCGTAGTCGACGCCGCCCGCGGCCGGGTCACGGGATTCGGTCAGCAGCGGGCACAGCAGCAGGACGGCCACGGCGACGGCGGCGTGGGCGAGGAACACCGAGCGCCAGCCGAAGGCCCCGACGAGCAGGCCGGACAGCGAGGGCCCGAGGGCCAGTCCGAGCCCGAAGGACGAGCCGAGGAACCCGAAGGCGCGGGCCCGGCCCGCGCCGTCGTAGGTCTGGGCGAGCAGCGCGGTGGCCGCGGTGAGCACCATCGCGGCGCCCACCCCGGCCGCTCCACGCAGGACGTCGATCAGCACCACCTCGGAGACGAGGGCCGCGCCGGCCGTGCACAGCACGAAGACGGTAAGGCCGAGGGTGAACATCCTGCGCCGCCCCAGCAGGTCCGCGAGCGAGCCCGCGACGAGCATCACACTGGCGAAGGTGAGGTTGTAGGCGTTGACGACCCACTGCACGGTCACGAGGGAGGCGTGCAGATCGCCGCCGAGGTCGGGCAGGGCGACGGAGGTTCCGGTCAGGGAGGCGGGGAGCAGTCCGCAGGAGACGCAGACCGCGATGAGGGTGAGGACGGGACGGGACCGTACGGCGCCCGTCGGACGAGTGGGCACGAGAACTCCTCGAGAAGGGTTGGGATGTCAGGACGTCCGTGCGCGCAGTCGCTCGACGCCCCACAGCAGCAGCACCAGCGCGGCCAGGCCGCCCCCGGCCGCGGACACACCGGCCCACCCGGCGGCGGAGTACACGGCGCCCGAGAGCGCCGAACCCGCCGCGCCGCCGAGGAAGTAGGCGGTCATGTAGGCCATCGTGATCCGGTTGCGGGCCTCGGGGCGCAGCCGGAAGAGGACGCCGAGGTTGGCGACCTGGGCTCCCTGCACCCCGAAGTCGAGCAGGAGGACACCGAGCACCAGGCACACGGGGACGTGGCCGCCGTCGAAGGCGAGCAGCACCCAGGCGGCCAGGTTCGCGAGGTACAGCACGGTGCCGGCCAGCCGGTCCCGGCCGCGGTCGACCAGCGGACCGGTGGCCCGCGCGGCCACCGCTCCGGCCAGGCCGAGCAGCCCGAACGCGCCGGTCAGCGCCGCGCCGTACGAGTAGGGCGGCGCGGCGAGCAGGAAGGCCGCCGAGGCCCAGAAGACGCTGAAGGAGGCGAAGGTGAGGAAGCCGTACAGGCAGCGCAGCCGCAGCACCGGCTCCTGGGCGACCACCGAGGCCACCGAGCGCAACAGGGCGAAGTAGCCGAGGGATTCGGCGGGTTCGAGGTCGGGCAGCAGCCGCCACAGCAGCACGGCGAGCGCCAGCATGGCCACCGCCGCCACCACGAACACCGTGCGCCAGCTGCCGGTCCACTGGGCCAGCAGTCCCGCGCCGGTGCGGGCGAGCAGGACCCCGCCGAGTACCCCGCTCATCACCCGGCCGGTGACCCGGCCGCGTTGTTCCGGGCGGGCGAGCGCGGCGGCGAACGCCACCAGGAGCGGGGCGCCGACCGCCGCGACCGCCATCAGCCCGGACAGGGCGATCAGCGCGGTGGCCGTGGGCGCGGCGGCCGAGGCGGCCTGGGCCACGGCGGTGACCAGCAGCAGGGCGACCAGCAGCCGGCGGCGGCCGGCGATGTCGCCGAGCGGCACCAGCAGCGCCAGGCCCACCGTGTAGCCCGCGGTGGAGGCCGTCACCACCAGGGACGCGGTGCCGCTGCCCACGCCGAACGCCGAGGCGATCGCGGTGAGCAGCGGGTGCGCGTAGTAGATGTTGGCGACGGCGAACCCCGCGGCCACGGCGAACACCGTGACCAGGCGGTCGGGGAGCCCGCCCGCCGGACGCAGTGCCGTACGGGCACCACGTCCGGCGGGCCGGGCCGAGGCGGCGTGGGACATCACGGGACCAGCACGATCTTTCCGGTGGTGCGGCCCGTCTCGCCGTACTCGTGCGCCTTGGCGGCGTCGGCCAGCGGGAAGACCTGGTCCACGTGGACCTTCAGCCGTCCCGCCGTCACCAGCCGTGCCAGTTCCTCCAGTCCGGCGTGGTCGGGTTCGACCAGGAACCCCGTCACCCGTACGCCCAGGCTCGCGGCGTGGGTGGCGAGTTCGGGGCTGACGTGGCCGATCACGGTGATGAGCAGTCCGCCCGGGCGCAGCGTGCGGGCCAGTTCGAAGCTGTGGTCGCCGCCGAGCAGGTCGAGGACGACGTCCTGTCCGGTCACCCTGTGGTGCAGCGGTCCGGTGGTGTAGTCGACGGGATACTCGACGCCGGTCTCGCGCAGGAAGCCGTGCTTGGCTGCGCGGGCGGTGCCGGTGACCTCGGCGTCGTGGGCGCGGGCGATCTGTGCCGCCAGGTGACCGACGCCCCCCGCGGCGGCGGTCACCAGCACCCGGTCGCCCGCCTTGATGTGCGCGGTCTCCACCAGGGTCTGCCAGGCGGTGAGCCCGGCCAGGGGCAGCGCGGCGGCCTCCTCGAAGCTCAGCCCCCCGGGCTTGCGCGCGAACTGCCGGGCGGGAGCGGTGACGTACTCCGCGTAGGCGCCGCCCGGGCGGGGAAAGCCGATGAGGCCGAACACCTCGTCCCCGGGCTGGAAGCGGGTCACCCGCGGTCCCGACTCGACGACGCCGGCGACGTCCCAGCCCTGCACGAACGGCGGGGTGCCCAGTGCGCCGGGCGGGAACACGCCGGCCCGGATCTTCCAGTCGACGGGGTTGACCCCCGCGGCGGCGACCTTGACCAGGACCTCGGTGGGCAGCGGGGCGGGACGCTCGGTGGCGGTGAGGCGCAGCACGTCCGGCGCGCCGGTGGCGGTGGTGACGACGGCTTTCACCGGCCCACCCGCTCGTCCAGGTAGGCGGCCCATTCGGACAGTTTCTGGCCGAGGTCCAGATCGCCTTCCGGCACCTCGATGCCGTACTCGCGCTGGACGAAGAGGGCGATCTCGATCAGGGCGAGCGAGTCCAGGGCCAGTTGGTCCAGACTCTGGTCGGGGTGGATCTCCTCGACGGGGACTTCGGCCTTCTCGGCTATGAACGCGAGCAGGCCAGGATAAGCCGTGAACAGCATTGCGTACTCCCTCCTCGGAGCCGTGCTCCGGGGCTTGCGTGGACAGGTGGCGCGCAGGTGGGGGGAGCGGTGTGCGGACGGTGCGGGCGGGGGCGTCCGTTCCCGGGGTTCAGGCGGCCGGTGTGCGCGGCCGGGTGAGGCCGTGCGGCCAGGTCAGGGTGACGGCACCCCAGGTGGTGCCGGCCCCGAAGGCGGTCAGCAGCACCCGGTCGCCGGGACGCAGCCGGCCCTCGCCGGCCGCCTCGTCCAGGGCCAGTGGGATCGAGCCGGCCGCGGTGTTGCCGGTGTGGCCGATGTTGACGTAGGTCCGTTCCCGGTCGGCGCCGAGCTGGTCGGCGACCGCGTACAGGATGCGCGCGTTGGCCTGGTGGCCGACCAGGAGGTCCACGTCGGCGGTGGTCCAGCCGGTGCGGGCCAGCACGGTCCGCGAGGACTCCGTCATGCGCAGCACGGCGTTCTTGAACACCTCGCCGCCGCGCATGGTGAGGTAGTGGTCCTCGCGCAGTGCCTCGGTGTGGTGGCTGCGCTGACGGGAGCCGCCGGCCGCCACGCGGATCAGGTCCGCCTGGAGTCCGTCGCTGGCCAGGTCAATCGCACGCAGGGCCCCCGGCTCGTCCGTGCGGCCCGCGCGCAGGACCACGGCGCCGGCGCCGTCGGCGAAGATCGGTGCGGTGGCGCGGTCGTGGGGGTCGACGAGGGTGGTGAAGGCGTCGGCGCCGATCACCAGCACGCTGTCCGCCACCTCGGCCGCGAGCAGGCCGGCCCCGGTGACCAGGGCGTACAGGAATCCGGAGCAGACGGCTCCGACGTCGAAGGCGGGTACGGTGCCCAGGCCCAGCCCGGCGGCGACGGTGGGCCCGGTCGCCGGGCACGGGTGGTCGGGCGTGGCCGTGGCGAGCACGACGGCGCCCACCCGGGGGCCGCCCGCCGAGTCCAGCGCGC
This is a stretch of genomic DNA from Streptomyces rubradiris. It encodes these proteins:
- a CDS encoding helix-turn-helix transcriptional regulator; translation: MSHFLRTRRMRLSPGDVGLTTSGRRRTPGLRREEVAVLAGVGTSWYTWLEQGRDINVSDAVLGAISGALRLNAAEEIYLHRLAGLKAPEDAARATSGPDDPRRLAELVNHWFPNPALVRDRCWNILAANSAVPEFLGFPGPGANILVEFFTDKTCRERYVRGDALARSSVARFRADVADCFGRPEVERVLAELSERSPEFSELWSGHEVLEPVKSRTKEVLHPGVGTLSFDVHEWELAADHEVQLVLHMPTVQETKEKLDAFFASAGPDAEDPDRPGEDGDEDGQSPSEKASAAA
- a CDS encoding FAD-dependent monooxygenase, with amino-acid sequence MSKHDDRPVLVVGAGPVGLTAAAELARRGVPVRLVDKAAGPSPLTKALMVWPRTLEVFRGLGAAAYIDKHGLPVHSFRYNSGTDPICDIVFGDRTRPMVIVQPDVEELLREALERDGGTVEWRTELTRLSQDPDGVLATLRGPDGAETTGEFAYVVGGDGASSTVRKAIGVQFTGATYPNLFILADTALDGDLQRDAVHYYCTENGIMVLVPLHNGRFRVFTAGPPGMKPKDLTPEVLQDFVDKRGPGGLRLYDISWQTTFSIHARHAERFRAGRVFLAGDAAHIHSPAGGQGLNTGVTDAHNLAWKLALVHRGAAAPVLLDSYGSERAAVARAVVKQAEVQTKAWMLDKRWQIMLRDVSARLAERTGLFDRFYSPWLAGLTNHYPAGPAVDDSPGGRPSRFRQRNGHLLADPATRESLPVDRYTLLVTLPASGARPAALAELQSAYGELVRVRTTRGRRFSAVLVRPDHYIAAQDSAPDLGLVHRHLASLAAPAVPARREDLVGEGHSA
- a CDS encoding SDR family oxidoreductase, giving the protein MSDGTTPAGPKAGDGLTCLVTGATGYIGGRLVPELLDAGHRVRCLVRTPEKLRDHPWAGRVEILRGDVTDAESVARAMDGVDVAYYLVHALGTGRGFEETDRAAARIFAGQARRAGVGRLVYLGGLTPGCVPGHELSPHLRSRAEVGRVLLASGVPTAVLRAAVIIGSGSASFEMLRYLTERLPVMVTPRWVHTRIQPIAVRDVLRLLTGCARLPREVNRTFDIGGPEVLTYLDMMRRYASAADLPRRLILPVPVLTPRLSSYWVGLVTPVPASIARPLTESLRHEVVCRERDIEQYVPSPPGHPIGFDRAVRLALQRVRDAQVTTRWSSASVPGAPSDPLPTDPDWAGGSLYTDVREREADVSREALWQVVEGIGGEHGWYSFPLAWAVRGWLDRLVGGVGLRRGRRDARHLRTGDSLDFWRVEEIAHGRLLRLRAEMRLPGLAWLEMSVDGDDGGPVRYRQRALFHPHGLLGHLYWWGVSPWHAVVFGGMARNIVRTAERAAPPPGGRAPGAPGAATAPGDRGAVSRRATEGG
- a CDS encoding MFS transporter — translated: MPTRPTGAVRSRPVLTLIAVCVSCGLLPASLTGTSVALPDLGGDLHASLVTVQWVVNAYNLTFASVMLVAGSLADLLGRRRMFTLGLTVFVLCTAGAALVSEVVLIDVLRGAAGVGAAMVLTAATALLAQTYDGAGRARAFGFLGSSFGLGLALGPSLSGLLVGAFGWRSVFLAHAAVAVAVLLLCPLLTESRDPAAGGVDYAGAATFSGALFALTLALVEGPQLGWGHPLVPALAVLAALLLTGFVRIEKRRARPMLELSLLREPKFVAVGLMPVLLAFGFVCLLVFLPSYFIGVGGMTSQRAGLTMLLLSGPVLALPVLSGALARKAGTAVPLGVSLLLVAGGAAWLTVLDQDATTLMIAGPLLVIGTGVGISFGLLDGAAVGAVDASRAGMAAGLFNTMRLTGEAVAIAGMGSVLVSITRHNLKDPGAWRGDTGDLANRVVQGEIGAVAGQVPAADRAGFTEFVSGAYTSALHTVLWLLAAVCAVGAPVIMRMLRTAAGPEVSATADRGAKEPITMGERS
- a CDS encoding nuclear transport factor 2 family protein yields the protein MTRSTADTVGEFFRRFGTGDLAGLPELFADTADLVVAGAPFVPWTGHLVGRNEVEGYFQRFVAAVRTQRFDIERIVTDGEDAIVLGAFEHQVTSTGKPFASPFAIRITVRDGLIRRYQTFEDSYAAALAFSEGD
- a CDS encoding acyl carrier protein; its protein translation is MLFTAYPGLLAFIAEKAEVPVEEIHPDQSLDQLALDSLALIEIALFVQREYGIEVPEGDLDLGQKLSEWAAYLDERVGR
- a CDS encoding NADP-dependent oxidoreductase, giving the protein MGRLPGRAGGPVKAVVTTATGAPDVLRLTATERPAPLPTEVLVKVAAAGVNPVDWKIRAGVFPPGALGTPPFVQGWDVAGVVESGPRVTRFQPGDEVFGLIGFPRPGGAYAEYVTAPARQFARKPGGLSFEEAAALPLAGLTAWQTLVETAHIKAGDRVLVTAAAGGVGHLAAQIARAHDAEVTGTARAAKHGFLRETGVEYPVDYTTGPLHHRVTGQDVVLDLLGGDHSFELARTLRPGGLLITVIGHVSPELATHAASLGVRVTGFLVEPDHAGLEELARLVTAGRLKVHVDQVFPLADAAKAHEYGETGRTTGKIVLVP
- a CDS encoding MFS transporter, with translation MSHAASARPAGRGARTALRPAGGLPDRLVTVFAVAAGFAVANIYYAHPLLTAIASAFGVGSGTASLVVTASTAGYTVGLALLVPLGDIAGRRRLLVALLLVTAVAQAASAAAPTATALIALSGLMAVAAVGAPLLVAFAAALARPEQRGRVTGRVMSGVLGGVLLARTGAGLLAQWTGSWRTVFVVAAVAMLALAVLLWRLLPDLEPAESLGYFALLRSVASVVAQEPVLRLRCLYGFLTFASFSVFWASAAFLLAAPPYSYGAALTGAFGLLGLAGAVAARATGPLVDRGRDRLAGTVLYLANLAAWVLLAFDGGHVPVCLVLGVLLLDFGVQGAQVANLGVLFRLRPEARNRITMAYMTAYFLGGAAGSALSGAVYSAAGWAGVSAAGGGLAALVLLLWGVERLRARTS
- a CDS encoding beta-ketoacyl-ACP synthase III; this translates as MTRRAAVLAGLGSALPPRVVTNDDLAGRMDTSDAWIRTRTGIAERRVVDPGTATSDLAITAGRRALDSAGGPRVGAVVLATATPDHPCPATGPTVAAGLGLGTVPAFDVGAVCSGFLYALVTGAGLLAAEVADSVLVIGADAFTTLVDPHDRATAPIFADGAGAVVLRAGRTDEPGALRAIDLASDGLQADLIRVAAGGSRQRSHHTEALREDHYLTMRGGEVFKNAVLRMTESSRTVLARTGWTTADVDLLVGHQANARILYAVADQLGADRERTYVNIGHTGNTAAGSIPLALDEAAGEGRLRPGDRVLLTAFGAGTTWGAVTLTWPHGLTRPRTPAA